In Planctomonas sp. JC2975, the genomic stretch ATGGGCATCTCGTTCCTGGTCTCGAGCCATCTCCAGGTGGTGCGCAACTACAACGCGATCGAGACCGGGGTGATCTTCACCGCCGCCACCCTCGGCATCCTGGTGTCATCGCTGGCGGCCGGACGCCTCGTCAAGCACATCGCTCAGCGCACCCTGATCGTCGCCGGATTCCTCATCACCGCCGTCGGCACGCTCGCACTTCTCCTCGTCGGCGCCGTACCGGGCGCGTGGCCGTTCGCGCCGGGCCTGCTCATCATCGGCCTTGGCATCGGAGTCATGCTGACGCCGAGCGTGAACATCGTGCAGTCGGCCTTCGACGAAGACCGGCAGGGCGAGATCTCGGGATTGTCACGGAGCATCTCGAATCTCGGCTCGAGTTTCGGAACCGCGATCGTGGCCACGGTTCTCGGATTCGGCATCGGGCAGCGGGCCGACGGATACGTGCTCGCCATGGTCGTGCTCGTCGTCGTGGCGATCGGCGGGTCCATCGTGTCCGGGTTCCTTCCCGGGCGTGCGAAGGTGGCGGGCACCGCCACCGTGACGAATGGCTAGGGCAGAGATGATCGCAGAAGAGCAAGATCGACCGGGCCGGATCGCTCGGCCGGCAACCGCCCTCGACGCGGAGGGCGCAGCGATCGTCGTGGCGGCCATCGCCTTCGTGATCGGCGCCCTCATTTTCCTGCCGTTCTTCTGGAGGCAGGAACTCGCGATCGCGGGGCCGTCGTCGCTCTCGCAATACACCGCCATCGTGGCGGGTGTCGTCGCCTTCGCTGCCTACATCGCTGGCCGGCTCATCCACCGGCGGTCACTGAGTCCGTTCGGCACGGCGGCACGCCCTGTCGGGCAGAAGACGTCCTGGGTCGACATCTTCGACACGATCGTGATCGCCATCGCGCACGGGATCATCGCCCTCCTCGGCTGGCTGGTGCTCGGCGCACTCCTGGCTGCCAGCTTCAAGGATGCGACGGTCTATTTCCTTTCGGCGACGGCGTTGGCTGGAGTCGCGATCGCCGTCACTGCGTACGCCGTCTTCCTCTCGGCGACCCACATGGGACTCATGCGACTGTCGACGGTGCTCGCCGGGTTCGCGATCATCGGTCTCCTCACCTCGATGCTCAGCGCACCCGACCCGCACTGGTGGAAACTGCACCTCAGCGCCCTGGGGATGTCGAACAGCATCTCGTCGCTGACCTTCAACATCACACTGATCGTGGCCGGGCTGATGATGGCCGCCATCTCCCGCTATGCCACGGATGTGCGCACCATCGACGACCCGGCGACGAAGTCTGCGGCCATGCGTCTGCGCGTCGGGCTGATCCTGATCGGCCTGTTGCTGGCGTGCGTCGGGATCTTTCCGCTCGATGTGTCGCGCATCCTGCACAACGTCTCAGCTGTGGGCATGCTGATCACCTTCACGCTTGTGGTGTTCTGGGTGCGCAAGGCCCTTCCGACCGCCCCGCGATCGTTCTTCGTCTTCGGCTACGTCTCGTTCGCCGTGATCGTGGTGATGGCCGTGTTCTACGTCGTCGGATACTACGTGCTCACGGCCACCGAACTGGTGGCCGGAGCAGTGGTCTTCGGCTGGCTCCTCGTGTACCTGCGCGTCAGCGGCGCGGCTCAGCGCGATTGAGGACCCCGGTTCGCCGGCCGACGACCGCCGCGCTGTTCGGCGTTCCGCAGAGTGACGCCTCTCCTCGAGTGCGACGAGACGGCGCCTGGACGATCACACGGACGGCTCGACGGCCAGATCGCTGCCGCCCTCTGCCGTCAGTCTCCTGCGGACACGCACGAGTTGGGCCTCCTCCGAGAACGCCCCGGCCAGGAGCACCTCGCCCTTGGCGAACGACGACGACTGCTCCAGAAGCTGCTGCGGGACGAAACCGAACACGTGCGCGAGCTCAGCAAGATCCCGTGGCGAGTTCATGCGCATCAGCCCCAGGTTGTCGCACTGCGAGAGCACGTTCGGATGGATCTTGGTCGGCCGCTGCGTGGACAGGAACAGCCACAGTCCGAACTTGCGTCCCTCCGCTGCGATCTGGATCAGCTGCTCCGTCAACTGCTCCTCGACGCTGTTCCTGGCCTCGGGCGGGCAGAAGTTGTGCGCCTCATCGAGCACGATGAGCACCGGCTTGCGATCCATGCGCCGCTCCCACAGATGCTCGAGCACGGCGAGCGCGGCCGTCTGAAGTTCGGCCGGGTGCGGGAAGCCGCTCACGTCGAGAATGGTCACGCGCGGTCGTTCGTCGATCGTCTCCAGGACCGAATCGCCCCCGAATGCCCAGAGCGGCCAGTCGAGGATCTGAAGGTTGTCGATGCGCATGCCGAGCTGACGTCGTGCCTCATCGCCGGAGCTGAACAGGGTGTCGAGGAGTGTGCCGCGCTGGTAGTGCGACAGCGAGTCGTCCAAGTGCAGGAGAGCGTTGTACTCCTCTCCGTCCCGGATCGGATCGAGCATGGCGACCGCGGCCTGCGAACGCACACTGAGGTCGACGAACCGAGCGTGAAGCTGCGGCTCCTCGGACGTGCTGGAATGGAAGACCCGCACATCGAAAGCGTCGAATCGCTCGCGCATGGCTGCCTCGGTGTCCTCACGCATATCCCGCATGTGCGCGTAGTCCGCATTCGGATCGAACACGACCATCGGCAGAGACGTCTCCAAGAGCAGCTGCTCCAGCACGACGCCGAGCGCGTAGGTCTTGCCAGACCCACTCTGGCCGCACCAGAACGTGTGCCTGTTGAAGCGGGAGGCATCGATGACCGCCGGGCGATCAGGGTCGTCGACGGCGGTTCCAACGGTCAGCGGGATCATCATGCTCCTCGGGAGGTGCGGCCGCGTCCACGCCGGCCCGGTCGTCGAACATAAAAGTGAGGTGGGGTCAGCAGGGCCCACACTACCTCGGACCCATCGCGCACCGCCGTAGGTGGACGGTGCCGAACAGTCGGAGCCACGAACGGCGCTCGAGCGGACGAGGTCGACGGCTGGGCTGCGCGCGTGCGGCGCCTCATGCGGCGGAGACCAGGTACCCCTGCCATTCGGGCAGGGCGTGCTCGACACCTCGCACCATCCAGGCCGGATCGTGCGGCATCCGCGGGATGACCGACAGCGCCCATCCCATCTCGATGGCCGTCCTGTCGCCCTTCACGTTGTTGCAGCGCAGGCAGCACGCGACGAGGTTGTCCCAGGAATCCGCTCCGCCGCGTGATTTCGGCATCACGTGATCGATCGTCGTCGCCGACTTGCCGCAATATGCGCAACGATGCCCGTCGCGACGCAGCACGCCGCGACGCGAGACCGGAACCGCCCGGCCGTGGGGCAGGTGCACGTAGCGGGTGAGCAGGATGACCGACGGTCTGTCGTAAACCGCATCCACGGCCCAGACCGGGTGATCGAGATCCACTTCGATGACCGTCGCCTTCGCGCTCATGACGAGTGCGAGGGCTCGCTTGAAGCTCACGACGGCCAGCGGCTCATATCCCGCGTTCAGCACCAGTGTGCGCATCGGTGTCCTTTCGATAGACCGGAATGGCTTTCCGGGTTCTCGTGTTCGTCCGCGTGACGTTCTCGGAGATCTCGTACGGAGATCTCCGGCATCCTCAGGCAACAAAAAAGGCGCCGTCATGAAGACGACGCCTAGTGATTCCACGCACAGTGGTGGTGGAAGCAGTAGTGGCTGTGATGCCGCATGGTTCGCATGCGGGGATCCTCCGGGTCGGTGAAGCGAACGAACGATGTCAGGGCATCAGGCTAACGCAGGATCGGCGTGTCACGCCTTTGTGGCACGCCGATCGCTGGGCTGCGGCCACCCACTGTTCACGCCGGAGTCACGTGTCGCGGGTGTGCGTTCACTCACGCTCCGGGATCAGATGCCGAACCGCACGATGTAGTAGTCGCTCGTCCAGATCGGTCTGATCGAGACGCTGCGGCCCACGTCGGGGGCATCGAGGATGTTGCCGTTGCCCGCGTAGAAGCCGTCATGAGCGCCACCAAGCATGATGACGACGTCACCGGGCTGCGCATCCTGGATCGAGATTCTCTTTCCGATGGCGCCCTGTTGTGCGGCGGAGTGCGGGAGCGAGATGCCGAACTGCGAATACACAAACATGACGTAGCCCGAGCAGTCGAATCCTGCCGGCGTATCGCCACCGTAGACGTACGGGGTTCCGATGTACTGCTGCGCCACGGAGAACACCTGCGCAAGGCTGAAGTTCGGGTACGGCGGGTTCGCGAGATAGTCGGATGCCGATGGGCCGCTGTACGCCGCCGCATACGCCTGCATCTGTGCTGCCGCAGCCGCGCGCTCCGTCGCAGCCTTCTGATCCGCGAGCTGCTGCTCGCTCGTTGCACTGAACGTGTCACCGGCGGCGGCTGGGCCATCGATGGCGCCCGAGACCCGCACGGACTGCGAGTGCGCCTTCTTCATGCTGTCGAGTGCGTTGGTGCCGAAGGACGCCTGGTTCGACGTGGCCGGATTGAACGCGTACGCGGGGATGGCGATGGTGGCGACGATGCCACCCGCGAAGAGCATCACGGCGAGGTTCACGAGCGGCCGCATGCGTCGCTTGCGCTTCGCCATGCCCGAGGTCGCCGGAACCGGCGAGGTGGACGGCGAACGCTTCTCGGCACTCGTTCCCGCTGTCGCGCCGCTGCGGCTGTAGCGGCGACCGCCGGCGTCGGCGGCCCGGCGATCGGATTCCCTCAGGCTCCGCCGCGACATCGTCGTCGTCTCGCCCAGAGAATCGATCGCCTTGCTCGTAGTACTCGGGTCGCGGTCCTCGGGTGGACCGCTCGTACCTAATGTTGCCAAGGTGTGAACCTCCGGCGCTCCGCTGGCACTAGGTAGCCACCCCGTCCGAAATCTCTTGCGAGTTCGACTTCGCAGGCTCAAGAGACGGGCTGAGGGAGCGTCTTGGGCCGGGTCCGTCGGTCGGGTTCCGGCCTGTGGACTCGTACGAGAATACGGGACCCTCACTCGTTTGTCACATCGTTTTCGGGGGGTTTCGCGCCACAGGAAAGCGAGTTCCGGCTGTGGAGGGAGAGTGGTGCGGACGCGTTATGCGCGGCATCCGTGCGGGTCGACAGGGCGGTCGCGATGGTCATGGCGAGGACCGCCATGGCGACCGTCAGGCCGTGACGAAGATGTGGCTGGCGACCTCGTTGGGCAGTTCGAGAGCGTCCGTGTAACCGTCGATCTGCATGGCGACGTACGACCCGGCACGGGAGAAGGTGCCCGTCGATCCGGGGAAGATGCCCGCCTGCCGCAGTTGCGCGAGAAGCTCCGGCTCGAACTGAACCGGCTCACCGAGGCGTCGGATGGTGGCCGTGACGGGTGCGTCGGATGCCGCTGTCGCATCGACCACGCTGCGCACGCCGTCGAGGAACACCCGGTGCAGCCCGATGCCCTCGTCTTCGATCCTCGGGATGGGCGTGCCGTACGGCGTCTCGGTCGGGTGTCCGAGGATGTCGAGGATCTTGTGCTCCACCTGCTCGCTCATGACGTGCTCCCAGCGGCACGCCTCCTCGTGCACGAACTCCCATTCGAGCCCGATCACATCGGAGAGCAGGCGCTCGGCGAGGCGGTGCTTGCGCATGACGTGCACGGCGCGACGACGGCCCTCGGGAGTCAGCTCAAGGTGGCGGTCGTCTGAGACGACGACCAGGCCGTCCCGTTCCATGCGCGCGACGGTCTGCGACACCGTGGGGCCGGAGTGCCCGAGGCGCTCCGAGATGCGAGCACGAAGCGGCACGATGTTCTCCTCTTCGAGGTCGAGAATCGTGCGCAGATACATCTCGGTGGTGTCGACGAGATCGGTCATCGCTTCCCCTCGTAGTGTTCTGCTCGCCGCCGATGGCGCGGATTCCAGCCTACCGGCGCGCGCCGACGGACATTGACCGGCGCCGCCCGGGCGGCGCCGACGGCCAGGGCTCGATCGGGTGCGTCTGCGTGAGCCGCCTCAGGCAGAGCGCACCTCGATCGCCCATAGAATCAACACCATGGCTGCGATCGCGATTCCCGAGTCCCTACTGCCCGCGGACGGCCGGTTCGGCAGCGGCCCCTCCAAGGTGCGACCGGCCCAGGTCGAAGCACTCATCGCGGCTGAGACCGAACTCCTCGGCACCTCGCATCGTCAGGCGCCGGTCCGCTCGCTGGTCGGCCGTGTACGCGAGGGACTCGGAACCCTCTTCCGCATCCCGGACGGTTACGAAGTGGTGCTGGGCAACGGCGGCTCGTCGGCGTTCTGGGATGCAGCCTCGTTCGGTCTCATCGAACAGCGCGCCGAGGCGCTCGTCTTCGGCGAGTTCAGCCAGAAGTTCGCGACGGCCGCTTCGGCGCCTTGGCTCGACGCGCCGCACGTCATCGAGGCTCCCGTCGGTTCGCGGAGCACGGCAGAGCCCGTCGAGGGCGTCGATGTGTACGGATGGCCCCACAACGAGACGTCCACCGGCGTCATGGCTCCCGTTCGTCGCGTCCACGGCGACGATGGCGCGCTCACGGTGATCGACGCGACGAGCGCGGCCGGAGGCGCAGAGCTCGATGCATCCGAGGCCGACGTCTACTACTTCGCCCCGCAGAAGAACTTCGCCTCCGACGGGGGTCTGTGGCTGGCGCTGTTCTCGCCGGCGGCGCTGGAGCGGGTGGAGCGGATCGCGGCATCCGGTCGCTACATCCCCGACTTCCTGAGCCTGAAGCAGGCCGTCGACAACTCCCGCCTGAACCAGACGCTCAACACTCCCGCGATCTCGACGCTGATCATGCTCGACGAGCAGGTGCGTTGGATCAACGACAACGGCGGGCTGGCCTGGGCCGCCGCGCGCACCCACGAGTCGTCGGGGGCGCTGTACGACTGGGCGGATTCGGTCGACTACGCGCACCCGTTCGTGGAGAACCCCGACGACCGCTCCCAGGTGGTGGCCACCATCGACTTCGACGACGTTGACGCGTCGCGGATCGCGGCCGTACTCCGCGAGAACGGGATCGTCGACACGGAGCCGTACCGCAAGCTGGGCCGCAACCAGCTGCGAGTCGCCACGTACGCTGCGGTGGATCCGGATGACGTGCGCCGGCTCATCCGCGCCATCGAGTACGTCGTCGAGCACATCGGCTAGCAACGGAAGATCGTCATGCGACTGTGGCTGAAGGACAGCGAGCGGCTCCCTGATCCGCCGCCCATGAAGACGGACGACCACGCGGCCATTCTCACGGGCACGGTCGCCTGGGTCGTGGCCGCGATCGTCGCGTGGATCTTCGCGCCCGAACTGAGGGCGTCAGGATTCGGCTGGGTGGTTGCCGCGACGATCGTCGGCATCGTCCTCGGCGTCATCGGACTCGTCTACACCTTCGTCTCGAGACGCCGCGGACGATCCGCCGATCGGATCGTCGTCGCTCCCGGAGACGAGCGCCGCTGATTCGGCGCCGATGATGTCGTCGGCCTCGAGGTCGATGTCGTCGTCGGAATCGTCGTCGTCCTCGTCGGAATAGTCGTCGGAATCGTCGTCCTCGTCGGCATCGTCCTCCGACCCGTCATCCGGCTCGGACTCGTCGTCGAGCTCGATGCGGTCGAGCTCGATCCGGTCGATGTCGATGCCGTCGATGTCGTCGTCATGGTCGAGCTCGTCGTCATCGTCGAGCTCGTCGCCGTCTTCGAGCTCTTCGTCGGAGCCCTCGTCTGCGGACGCCTCGTCTTCCGTGTCGTCGTCGGACGCCTCAGCGCCCGCCGCCCGCGCGGCCTCCTGCGCGGCCTGATACTCCGCGAGGCGTTCCGACCACGGCACCCAGTCCGGCGCCAGCAGCGCTTCGGCACCGGGCAGCAGCTCGGCCTCGAGGACGACGGGATCCGTCTCCTCGTCGATACGGGCGAGCGTCACGGTCCAATGCCATCCCGGATATCCGAGCAGCGTGCATTCGAAGAGAAGGGACAACACGTGATCGCCCTCGACGATGTGCCCAGCAACGGCTCCGACGCTGGACTCCGTCGTGATCTCCAGCAGGGCTGCCCGCGCCAGGTCGTGCGCGCCGAGCAGGGTTTCGTCGGCGAGCGCAGGAGCAGGCGGCTCGCTCGGTTCCGTCGCGGCCGCCTCCTCGGCGGCCTCCGTCGCTTCGGTCACGTCGGCAACCGCCGTCGCCTCGTCCACGCCGGCCGTGTCCCGATCGGTGCCGTCCGCGCGCTGCTCAGGCATCCAGATCGTCCGCCACGCGTCGCAGCACGGCAGCGATCTTGCGGCCGTGCGCGGCGTCCGGATACCGACCCCGCTTGAGCCCGGATCCGATGCCGTCGAGGAGTTTCACGAGGTCTTCGATGATCACCGCCATGTCGTCCGCCGACTTGCGGTTGATCTTCGTCAGGCTGGGACGAGATTCGATGACGCGCACCGACAGCGCCTGCGCGCCGCGCTTGCCGTCGGCGACCCCGAATTCGAGGCGGGCGCCGGCCTTGACGACGGCACCGGCGGGGAGCGCCGACGCGTGGAGGAAGACCTCGCCACCGCCGTCCTGGGCGATGAAACCGAAGCCCTTCTCCTCGTCGTAGAACTTGACCTTGCCGGTCGGCATGGGTGACCTCTTTCGGGGTGGGGGAAGTGCTGTACGCAACGTCAATTATCCTTGATTCGTGACCGAAGAGACGTCCCAGCCCGTATCGCGCGCACAACGCACACTGGCATTCATCGGCGCGGGCCTCGTGATCCTCTCGATCGTCTGCTTCCTGGTGCTGATGATCGGAACCTGGTTGGGTGCCGGACCCGACCAGGGATCGGGAAAGGGAATCTGGCCGACCGTCGAGCTTCTCCCGCTCGTGGCTCTCCCGCTGGCCTTCCTGTGCATCGTCGCGGTACTGATCGTGAGCCTCGTCACCCGCAGTCGGCAGAACCGGAAGTCCGGCCGGTAGGGCAACGGAGCACTCGCGTGGCGGAGTCTGACCCCCGATGAGCAGCACACTCACGCTGGCGGAGCGGTTGGGCGGGCTGGGCGATGCCGAGCTCCGGGAACTGATCCGCGCTCGGGGCATGGGTCGCTCACGAGTCGAGGACTTCTTCGACCTGGCCGACGCCCTTCTCGAGCCCGTCTCGGTGCAGCACGCCATCGCCCCGCTTCCCCGTCCCGTTCTCGCCGTCCTCGCCGCATTGGTCGACGAGGACGGATCCGCATCCGCCGCACGCATCGCGTCCGTCCTCACCGACTGGGGCGAAGCGAACGTCTCCCCCGCCTCCGCGCGCACCTCGCTCGACGCCCTGGTCGTCGCATTCCTGGCCGAGGAGGCACCCGCTCCGGACCCGGCGGTGCTCGGCGAGGAGACCGCGACCCGGATCGATGACGGGGCAGCGGATGCGGTCGTCGCGCTGTACCCGGGTGTCGCCGCGCGCTTCACCGCGTGGGCCGACGGGGAAGGGCTCTCGGGGCGCAAGCTCGCGGCATCCGGAAAGCCCGCGGCACTGGCCTCGGTGCCGGGCGTGGACAGGCGCTTCGTCGACCGCCTCGCCGCCGAGCGGGCCTTTCTCGCCGCCGGAGCCGTCTCGGAGTTCGTCTACGAGCTCGAACACGAACCGGCCCGCGAGCTGCAGAAGGGCGGACTCGCGCTGCCCGACGCGCGAAGGATCGCATCAGCCCTCGGCATCGAGGTCGGATCCGTGCCGACCGTGCACTGGCTGGCCCGCAGCGCTGGGCTGGTCGCCCGCGAAGGCGCAGTCTGGTTGCCGACCGACGCTGCGGAGCCATGGGCATCCCTCACGACGCCCGAGCGTTGGGGACGCCTGGCTGCAACGTGGCTGGAGTCGGTGCCGGAGGACATCCATCCGCTCATGGTCGAGCGCTCGCAGGCCGCGTGGGGCGAGGCACTGCGTGGGTACGCGCGGTGGCGTTACCCCGCAGCTGACGCCTCCCTCGACCGTCGGGTGAACGATGTCGAGACGCACGCGGAGTTCCTCGGAATCACCGCGAGCACGGCTCCGAGCACCGCAGGTATCACCCTCCTCGACCGCGGACCGGATGCCGCCACCGACGTCATGCGCGCCGCGTTCCCCGCCGAGGTGGACCGCGTCTACGTGCAGCACGACCTCTCGATCGTGGCGCCTGGTCCGCTGCTGCCGGCACTGGACGCCAGGCTTCGCACCCTCGCGGATGTCGAGGGAACGGGCCTCGCCGCGAGTTTCCGCATCTCGCCGTCGTCCCTGCACCGCGCGATCGCAGCGGGAGAGACGGCGGAGTCGTTGCGTGAGTTCATCGGATCCATCTCGCTCACCGGTCTGCCGCAACCGGTCGCTTACCTCATCGACGAGGCTGCCGGCCGATTCGGACGGGTGCGGGTGAGGGCACGTGAGACCGGCGCTGTCGTCCGCTCCCCCGACGACCAGCTGCTGAGGACGATCGCGGTGGATCAGACGGTCTCCGCGCTCGGGCTGCGAACCGGATCCGATGACGGCCTCGTCAGCCGGTTCCCGCTCGACGTCGTGTACTGGGCGCTCGTCGACGCGCACTACCCGGTGGTCGCCGAGGACGCAGAAGGACAGCAGCTTCGGGTCAGGCGCAGGCTCGGGCATCCCGAGCCGCGGGAGGACACCGACACGGCGGAGATTCTGGTGCAGCGCCTGCGATCGGCCGAGCGCACGGACGGCCCTGAGGGTGCGGAGGCGTGGCTCAACAGGCAGTTGGAGTCCGCTGTGCGCTCGCGCACCGTCGTCACCGTGACCGTGGCGCTCCCGGACGGCCGGGAGCTGGAGTACACGCTCGAGCCGACTGGCCTCGGCGGGGGCCGGCTGCGCGGCCGCGACCGGGCCAGCGACATCGAGCGCACGCTGCCGGTCGCGAGCATCCGCGCGGTGACGACACCGTAGCCCGACGCGCGTGCTCGACGTCGTCAGCACCCGGTAGAGCGCGCGAAGCACGTCAGGGAGCTGTGCACGCGCTGCACGCGATCCAGGCGACCCGCATAAACTGAATTCTTATGTCTGACGGCCCCTTGATCGTGCAGAGCGACCGCACCGTGCTGCTCGAGGTGGCGCATCCCCAGGCGGAGGATGCCCGCCACGACCTGGCCATCTTCGCCGAGCTCGAGCGCGCGCCGGAGCACATCCACACGTACCGCATCACGCGGCT encodes the following:
- a CDS encoding DUF998 domain-containing protein, translating into MIAEEQDRPGRIARPATALDAEGAAIVVAAIAFVIGALIFLPFFWRQELAIAGPSSLSQYTAIVAGVVAFAAYIAGRLIHRRSLSPFGTAARPVGQKTSWVDIFDTIVIAIAHGIIALLGWLVLGALLAASFKDATVYFLSATALAGVAIAVTAYAVFLSATHMGLMRLSTVLAGFAIIGLLTSMLSAPDPHWWKLHLSALGMSNSISSLTFNITLIVAGLMMAAISRYATDVRTIDDPATKSAAMRLRVGLILIGLLLACVGIFPLDVSRILHNVSAVGMLITFTLVVFWVRKALPTAPRSFFVFGYVSFAVIVVMAVFYVVGYYVLTATELVAGAVVFGWLLVYLRVSGAAQRD
- a CDS encoding ATP-binding protein, producing the protein MMIPLTVGTAVDDPDRPAVIDASRFNRHTFWCGQSGSGKTYALGVVLEQLLLETSLPMVVFDPNADYAHMRDMREDTEAAMRERFDAFDVRVFHSSTSEEPQLHARFVDLSVRSQAAVAMLDPIRDGEEYNALLHLDDSLSHYQRGTLLDTLFSSGDEARRQLGMRIDNLQILDWPLWAFGGDSVLETIDERPRVTILDVSGFPHPAELQTAALAVLEHLWERRMDRKPVLIVLDEAHNFCPPEARNSVEEQLTEQLIQIAAEGRKFGLWLFLSTQRPTKIHPNVLSQCDNLGLMRMNSPRDLAELAHVFGFVPQQLLEQSSSFAKGEVLLAGAFSEEAQLVRVRRRLTAEGGSDLAVEPSV
- a CDS encoding HNH endonuclease, with amino-acid sequence MRTLVLNAGYEPLAVVSFKRALALVMSAKATVIEVDLDHPVWAVDAVYDRPSVILLTRYVHLPHGRAVPVSRRGVLRRDGHRCAYCGKSATTIDHVMPKSRGGADSWDNLVACCLRCNNVKGDRTAIEMGWALSVIPRMPHDPAWMVRGVEHALPEWQGYLVSAA
- a CDS encoding C40 family peptidase — encoded protein: MATLGTSGPPEDRDPSTTSKAIDSLGETTTMSRRSLRESDRRAADAGGRRYSRSGATAGTSAEKRSPSTSPVPATSGMAKRKRRMRPLVNLAVMLFAGGIVATIAIPAYAFNPATSNQASFGTNALDSMKKAHSQSVRVSGAIDGPAAAGDTFSATSEQQLADQKAATERAAAAAQMQAYAAAYSGPSASDYLANPPYPNFSLAQVFSVAQQYIGTPYVYGGDTPAGFDCSGYVMFVYSQFGISLPHSAAQQGAIGKRISIQDAQPGDVVIMLGGAHDGFYAGNGNILDAPDVGRSVSIRPIWTSDYYIVRFGI
- a CDS encoding metal-dependent transcriptional regulator — protein: MTDLVDTTEMYLRTILDLEEENIVPLRARISERLGHSGPTVSQTVARMERDGLVVVSDDRHLELTPEGRRRAVHVMRKHRLAERLLSDVIGLEWEFVHEEACRWEHVMSEQVEHKILDILGHPTETPYGTPIPRIEDEGIGLHRVFLDGVRSVVDATAASDAPVTATIRRLGEPVQFEPELLAQLRQAGIFPGSTGTFSRAGSYVAMQIDGYTDALELPNEVASHIFVTA
- the serC gene encoding phosphoserine transaminase, whose product is MAAIAIPESLLPADGRFGSGPSKVRPAQVEALIAAETELLGTSHRQAPVRSLVGRVREGLGTLFRIPDGYEVVLGNGGSSAFWDAASFGLIEQRAEALVFGEFSQKFATAASAPWLDAPHVIEAPVGSRSTAEPVEGVDVYGWPHNETSTGVMAPVRRVHGDDGALTVIDATSAAGGAELDASEADVYYFAPQKNFASDGGLWLALFSPAALERVERIAASGRYIPDFLSLKQAVDNSRLNQTLNTPAISTLIMLDEQVRWINDNGGLAWAAARTHESSGALYDWADSVDYAHPFVENPDDRSQVVATIDFDDVDASRIAAVLRENGIVDTEPYRKLGRNQLRVATYAAVDPDDVRRLIRAIEYVVEHIG
- a CDS encoding DUF2530 domain-containing protein; the encoded protein is MKTDDHAAILTGTVAWVVAAIVAWIFAPELRASGFGWVVAATIVGIVLGVIGLVYTFVSRRRGRSADRIVVAPGDERR
- a CDS encoding cold shock domain-containing protein; translation: MPTGKVKFYDEEKGFGFIAQDGGGEVFLHASALPAGAVVKAGARLEFGVADGKRGAQALSVRVIESRPSLTKINRKSADDMAVIIEDLVKLLDGIGSGLKRGRYPDAAHGRKIAAVLRRVADDLDA
- a CDS encoding helicase-associated domain-containing protein, with the protein product MSSTLTLAERLGGLGDAELRELIRARGMGRSRVEDFFDLADALLEPVSVQHAIAPLPRPVLAVLAALVDEDGSASAARIASVLTDWGEANVSPASARTSLDALVVAFLAEEAPAPDPAVLGEETATRIDDGAADAVVALYPGVAARFTAWADGEGLSGRKLAASGKPAALASVPGVDRRFVDRLAAERAFLAAGAVSEFVYELEHEPARELQKGGLALPDARRIASALGIEVGSVPTVHWLARSAGLVAREGAVWLPTDAAEPWASLTTPERWGRLAATWLESVPEDIHPLMVERSQAAWGEALRGYARWRYPAADASLDRRVNDVETHAEFLGITASTAPSTAGITLLDRGPDAATDVMRAAFPAEVDRVYVQHDLSIVAPGPLLPALDARLRTLADVEGTGLAASFRISPSSLHRAIAAGETAESLREFIGSISLTGLPQPVAYLIDEAAGRFGRVRVRARETGAVVRSPDDQLLRTIAVDQTVSALGLRTGSDDGLVSRFPLDVVYWALVDAHYPVVAEDAEGQQLRVRRRLGHPEPREDTDTAEILVQRLRSAERTDGPEGAEAWLNRQLESAVRSRTVVTVTVALPDGRELEYTLEPTGLGGGRLRGRDRASDIERTLPVASIRAVTTP